The stretch of DNA GTATGGGCTCTTCGCCAGCCGGATAGACCTCCATCAACAACAAGACATTGGCATCGGTCAGCACCTGAACGAAGTCATCGTAGAGGTCGCGGGTTCGGCTGAAGCGATGCGGCTGGTAGACCATGACCAACCGACGCTCGGGCCAGCCGCCGCGAACGGCCTGAATCACCGCCGCTACTTCGCGTGGATGATGGCCGTAGTCGTCAACCAGCATCACGCTGCCACCTTCAACTGGCAGCTCGCCATACACCTGGAACCGCCGGCCCACGCCGCCAAATTGCGACAGGCCCTGGAGGATAGCCTCGTCGTCGATACCCTCGTCAGTGGCGATGGCGATGGTCGCCAGTGCGTTCAGCACGTTATGGTTGCCCGGCATATTGACCGAGACATCAAGCGCATCAAAGCCATCACGCAGCACGGTGAAATAGGTGCGCATGCCTTCCTGACGGATGTTGATGGCTCGGACGTCCGCATCCTCGGCAAGCCCGTAGGTGGTAATCGGGCGCCCCACCTGAGGGATGATCTCGCGCACGACCGGATCATCCACGCAGAGCACGGCCAGTCCGTAGAACGGCAGGTTATGCAGAAACTCGACGAACGTTCGCTTGAGCTTGCCGAAGTCACCGCCGTAGGTGCTCATGTGATCGGCGTCGATGTTAGTTACCACAGCGACCATCGGCTGTAGGTGCAGAAAGCTCGCGTCACTCTCATCGGCTTCGGCGATCAGATAGCGGCTGGTGCCCAGTTGAGCATTGGTGCCGGCCGCGGTCAGGCGCCCACCGATTACGAACGTCGGATCAAGCCCACCCGCTGCGAAGACCGATGCCAGCAGGCTGGTGGTCGTGGTCTTGCCGTGGGTGCCAGCGACAGCGATACCGTGGCGATAACGCATCAACTCGGCGAGCATCTCAGCGCGCGGTACTACAGGAATTCGCTGCTCAAGGGCAAACGCCACTTCTGGGTTGGCCGCATTGACAGCGCTGGACACGACCAGCACATCGGCGCCAGCCACGTTGCCGGCCTGGTGGCCGATGTAGATATGCGCCCCGAAGTTCTGCAGCCGCTCGGTACTCGCGGACGCTTTCAGATCGGAACCGGAGACGTCGTAGCCGAGATTCAGCAGCACTTCAGCGATGCCGCACATACCGACACCACCAACGCCGACGAAGTGAATCCGACGGATGCGGCGCATGCGCCGGACTTCTGCCTTTACTGCAGCAGGGGATTTAGCCA from Pseudomonas sp. DNDY-54 encodes:
- the murC gene encoding UDP-N-acetylmuramate--L-alanine ligase, whose translation is MAKSPAAVKAEVRRMRRIRRIHFVGVGGVGMCGIAEVLLNLGYDVSGSDLKASASTERLQNFGAHIYIGHQAGNVAGADVLVVSSAVNAANPEVAFALEQRIPVVPRAEMLAELMRYRHGIAVAGTHGKTTTTSLLASVFAAGGLDPTFVIGGRLTAAGTNAQLGTSRYLIAEADESDASFLHLQPMVAVVTNIDADHMSTYGGDFGKLKRTFVEFLHNLPFYGLAVLCVDDPVVREIIPQVGRPITTYGLAEDADVRAINIRQEGMRTYFTVLRDGFDALDVSVNMPGNHNVLNALATIAIATDEGIDDEAILQGLSQFGGVGRRFQVYGELPVEGGSVMLVDDYGHHPREVAAVIQAVRGGWPERRLVMVYQPHRFSRTRDLYDDFVQVLTDANVLLLMEVYPAGEEPIPGADSRHLCHSIRQRGQLDPIYIERGIELAPLVKPLLRPGDILLCQGAGDIGGLAPQLINSALFAGDASAARKSE